In Vidua macroura isolate BioBank_ID:100142 chromosome 9, ASM2450914v1, whole genome shotgun sequence, the genomic window AATTTCTGTTACCTCCAGTTCACCTAACCATGTCTTCTCCAGTCTCCCATCAACCCCTTCCATGCTCGttactttaaattaaaagaacacCAAGCTGTATCTAATGTGCAGAGTTAAGTACGGCCATGGTGAAttctatattcttttttctttttcatgacCATATTATCTATAGGCATATAGATTATAGCTGTTAGATAACAACCAAATACTTGAACAGTCACTGCTCTCAGCACCAATAGCAGCTTTCAAGCAGAGTGCATGGATTGACATACGTATCAATAATGAAAGATGGAGACTGTCATGGTACTAATTCAAGCTGTAGAAAAATGAATAGTGGATGAATGTGTAGCAAATCATCAGCACCACCCATTTCAAGACTTGCTAAGCAATATTTACTATCATCTGACTTTGAATTACAATCAGAAACAGATGTATGTACAGTTGTGCAAAATCTGCCTTCATATTTGAACACGCTCGGCATCCTAGGTTACTGTTTAATCTCCCTAGCGAGTTTTAATTTAGAACTGGTTCACGCATTATCAGCACAGAGCGGCTCGGGTCACCCTCAGCAGTTTGGGCACACACAGCCCAAAGCCAAGCTCTGGGCTCGACAGCCGCCTGCCGGCAGcgccagccccggcagcggcaCGGACACGGCCCCGCCGCCTGCTGCCGCCGCTCCGTCCCACCGAGCGCCTGCGAGTTACAGCAACGGGAAACCGAGAGGGCCAGCGACCCCTTGCTTGTCCTACCTTCCACGCAACTGCAGCTCGCCACTTGTCTCCCTTAAAGGATTTCATTTCTGCGGCCAGGGGTTTAATTTCACGTGTACTTCCCTTATTTTATGTCTGGGGTGGTTCCTCCTTCTTTCATGAGAAAGTTTATGTCCATTGCATCATACATTTAATTGatgcatgaaaaaaattccaaaggatCACAATCTGTAGGGAAACTCAGAAGTTATTCAGATGTCAAAGAAAACTCTTTCCTTCCCACTATTAATCACATTAAAAGAATAGAAATCAGGATATAAATCAACAATGGGAATGAGAACAGTGTGCTGTACACAGAATAGATATCCCACAAAGCAAATCATTATTTACCTTTCTATGTCTCCCTATCCCAATAGTAAAGATAGCTACAACTcagtttataatttttaattgttccAAGCAAGATTTTGATCAGAGACTAACTGcagaaattttcaaataatcccagaggaacaaaaccaaaaataaagaaatcacttAATGATGaaagaattttggttttgtgacaTTACACTTTTGAAGCGCTATTTAATGAAATTCAAATGCAATGCTTGCCCTTTGGATTTCAAAGGCAAATCAAATCCATCAGATAGCCAATTGCATCCTAGTAAAAGACTGTTCCTCCACATCCCTTTGTCTTTGTAAATTTTTCCCTTTGAGACAAGGTTACATGCAAAGGGAAGAATATACACAACTTATTAAGACCATTCTTTTCCCTCCCTAACACACTCATCTTCTAGTAGCCAAGGTTTTTCCCTTTGGATTTACCACTATCTTGAGAACTCTCATGTTCAGAGCTCATTAGCTGATAAATTTCCaaaaatacaatacacagaATATAAAGGTTCAGTTGTGTTGCTACTTTGTGTCCTTAATACATAATCCACAAAAAGAAGTTATCATGTCACTATTTTCTATGTcctttttttcacattaaaaaatgtgGTATTTTCAGCACCAAATAAAAAATTTGTCTCAGTTTGAGGAATAAATTGCCCCTTTGGCTTGGAATATAAAGACCACTGAGGCAGGTTACAAAAATACATCCCAACGCAGATATGTTTGAAAACTCTCAGCATTCAGAAGCTTTATCCTGTGTCCATAAAGGAAGAAGTTTTAATTATGCTATTGTAACACAGTCAATACTAGAGATTTCATTTTAGGGAAAGGGGCAATTCTCAATCCCTTTTGCACACGAGTAAACCAAAACCACAGCTAAAGCCATCAGTGCAATGTCCTCCCTCCAGGCTTGCCTGCTCCTACAGTCCCTCCCACAGGACCCCGTGCTTCATGCCCGATGTCTCACATTTGGAAGGGATGCCTGCCAGCCCATCGCCTTCCTGAGAGCAAAGCCTGAGGGGTGATTTTGGCCTCAGAACATCCActagcactttttaaaaaaggtacaatacttaatatttttttacatattttggaAAAGATAAGTCATTAACAGAAGTGACATTGAGTTTAGACCCATTTTCACATCCTGCAGACAGGATAAATACCTCTTCCTATTCACTAAAAAACTGCCCCTTCATTTAAATTATAGAATGAATcaagaaaaactaattttttgtccataacattttattttgtttacattttgaGAAATATATTCTTTCAAACAAAGGCATCTCAAAAACTGTAAATTTTttgtagaaatgaaaatatgattGTTTCCAACGTTAGAACAtattggaaataaaaacaagttaTTAATGATTTAACGATAATGAGCTTAGTTGCATACAACTTGCCCAACAATCTCAGATAACTAAATTACCACAGGTATAGAATAGCTAATCCATCAGATAATATGGAAGATATATGTAAGTACATACTTAAGAAGCAACTGAatttaaattatgatttttaCTTGCTTGAATATTAATTATCTGTGTGTGAAAATAGCACCAGTTATGTGTTTAcagtagaatgaaaaaaaatttattggTCACATTACTcctttgtatgtttttttctaatatttttgcaGAGTGATGTCTCCTTTACTGCAGGCTGGGATGGTGAAGACTGTCAGATTTCGCTTTACTcacactgccactgccctggcATATTTACTTCTCTTCCATGGATTACACTGCTGcctgagaaaacaaattacCTGAAACTAAAACAACATTGAATTTGATTTCTAATTCAGCTGTGGTTTTTCACTCTGAGCTGAAAGAATGAAACTTGAATACAACATTAATGAAACCAAATCTTGGTCCATGACCAGCAATCCCAAGGATTATGCTAgtacaaataaatgttttcatctCTGACAATGACTTTTACAAGTCTGTTCGTTTTCCCAATTATTTGCTCTCTTAGATGATTCACCCTACCCTGACGATAACATCTTTTTCCTCTACATAGTGCACCACCTTTTAGTTCTGTAGCATGTGAAAGTGTTAACTTCAAAGCACAATGTAACATTGCCCACACCCGATTAATACTTGTACCATGCTTTGAAGATGTAAAAGTTCATGATTACTGACTAGTAAGTTTTGAACTAATACCAAAACTGGACTAATTACTACTGAAATGAGTGTGGAAATCATTCACAGATACACCATGCAGTATTACTACTCCAATATTAGTCACCCTGGGTGGGGGCTGAGGGAGAAACcaattatttcctttgaaacaagaaaaatctctgaagtattaaaaaaattaaccacGTGAACATTCGGCCTTAAAATTAAGTGTAATCTTTACATAGTTTAATATGCCTCTTATAAACCTTCACCCCAAATATGTAAAGCATAGTAGCTGTCcacatttaaaatgcagaaaaaccccaaaactggtTTTAACAAGTATGGTCCATCCTTACCTGAACTTCTGGTTCAAGCTGTAGAGATAGAAGTCTTCATGTATTCCTGCAGTTGATGCAACAAGAAATCGTGGCCATAATGAATTAAAATCAAATGGTTCTTTCCCCAACATATGCAGGAACATCATCTATTACAGATTTCCAGATTACTGAAGTTTCTGCTAGGTTCACCCACACAGCAAAACCTATCTTTACTGGATTTGTCGACGACTGATGTATGGGATTAGGTGTATCCAACTGGATTCACTAATTATTTTGGTGCAAAACCTCCACTCCCTAGGTATTGGCTTCAGTTGTATTACAGCACAGTACAGAACAGAACATTTTCACTCAGTCTGTTTCCTTCCAGAAATGCACAGCTCTAGCACATTTGTTGTAGAAATGTGCTAGATACCCAGCAACTGGAGTAAGTACTTCCAAAGGCATTAATAAATTCTCATTACTGATTTCTGTAGCAATggaatcaaaacaaaaagcactCATTTAAatcgggaaaaaaaaaattcaaactaagcacaaatgtattttgaaaaggaaCCTCTTGGTCCTGATTGCCAGCAAACCTTAACGGGCGAGAGCAAGCCTCACAGACACTCCTTTTCATCACTGAGTTGCACCCATCCAGCATCCCTTAGTCCCAAATGGCACATTTATTGAGTGTCCTTTTAACAGGTCTGAGGGGTCAAAGAGCTAGTACTGACTGTAAGCAAAATCCACCTGAACCCTGGCCAGCATGTGCTCTCACTGTAAGCTGCAGAGTGGAACTTTTCCATATTTGACAGGTAAATAGTATAATACCAAAAGTAGATTTCACCACAGTATGCTTTATCTTTCATATTAcacttcccctcctcctccttccacaTTGTTTTGTGTTTGGCTTACACAAAATCACAATCCAAccctagaaaattaaaatgaggtATACATTTCAGAGTAAGGGTTTGGCTGTTTCACAGTCATCATTAAGTCACTTTACTTGGCATTGTTTCAAATGCCAAGTCACCTTTACTCGGCTTTGTTTCAACTGAAAACAATCTTCCCATACAAAATGATCAACCAAGCATTATTGTTGACAGTCCTCCTTTGTGGAGGTACTTTCACAAAATCTGAGGAACGTAATTTATATTTATGGCTTTCAGGGACATTTTCCATTGTGTCAGAAATTCCAGTGCTTCAAAACAGCTCAATTAGCCACATGCAAATACTGAAATTCAAATACCATTTTAGGCATTTGATGTTTAGAATCTCCAAGATACTCCTTTAGAAGTACTTCAGTGTAGTAAATACAACTATATTTGTTATCCACAATGTCATGCAGATGTGCACTTTATTAGAGTAACAGAATAGAAAGATTTCATGAGAAAGTCACTGGAGCACTCTGAAACAGACTGTCAGAGTAATTATGGAAAACCCACAGATAATCTCATCAATTCAATATTTAAGGAACAGACACATCCTTATACATGTTTCTTGTGAGACAAAGCAACAATACAGCTCACTAACCAAACTTTATGCTCTATGTACCTGGTGTACCAAAATCATCAGGAGTACCATAAATTCAGAAATCTCTCTTCACTGAAGAGCTCCTGCATGGAAGCACAACAGCAAAGTAATACAAAATTTGTTTGTTGAAAGATCAGTGAAGATTCTCCCTGGAAGTGCCAGAGTTTATTTTCATACCTGGGGAAGAATGGCTGACTAAGTAATTGCTAATAATGACTATctacattaaattaaattcttactACCTCAGCCTCTGCCTGTAGCCTTTCACTTTATGAAAGCATTTCAGCAGCTGGTACACAATCAACAGGGCTTTTGTGCAGCTTCTCAGGTGCAGAATGTCAGgttataaaaatacatacatactAAATGCAATTCCCCAAAGAGAGCAGGTCAAGCCCAGAAATATTGTTTGCAAGCAATAACAACTCCAGAGCACAGCAATCCAGTCCAACAGCACTCTGGTTGTAAAGACTTCAGGTCACAAAAAGTGTCCagtaagcaaaaataaaaacaggattTAAGtagtctttttgttttgtttttttttgttttataaaggAAATGAAGAAGACAGACTGTTcattaaatataaaagcaattttataaAAACACATCAGAATTTTATTGCTTGAAGAATACAGCATATGAAAAAGCACAAGAATGTCCAAAAAGAAAGGTCACAAAAATTCAAACATTACACCATACATACCAGATGCAGTAAAATGTTAACCTGATTCCTGCATCAGAAAAGAAAGGTGTGAAAATATACCTATTATTATTTAGAAGGAAAAGACTCATTTGAAATAGAAAGTGTGAAGGTGTTACAGTACAAATTAGAAAAGCCAACACTGCACATTAACATTGTATCACTAGACTAGATTTTCTACCTTTGGTACTTAAACCTTTACAGAAAACCACTTCCTCAGTCAAACCTTGCCTAACATATTTTATCTGGTATCCaggaaagtttgttttttttttgtttttttttttttaacttaaacaTTCAAACAAATACTCTTCTGAGTTTTCACTGCATTACTGCTTTTAAAgacatattaatatttattcaaTATGCAACTTAACACATCTCAAATTTAAATCAAAAGTCACTATGTGACTGAGATCTGAACACATGCCAATTGCATCTTGTTCAGATCTTTATGTAAAAACGGGCCCACCATTTGCTGTTTGCATCCTCATGTAAACAGACTGCTGCAGCCCTCCTCAAGAATTCCAACGAGAGCAACTCGCTGAGGATGTCAGTTGATAAAACCACCCACATTGTTAGAGCTGTGGGGTCACCTACAGCAGCATGCAAGTGGCTTTTCTGGTCTGCTCAGATCAGTGTACCATAAGATATGCCAGTATTACTTCAAGTAACACATTAAAACCCAGCAATGGACACTACTGTGCTTTATTTCAACACAAAGGACAGCTGCTCATCCATTAAATCAACAGAACTATCAAAAGGACAAGTACATCATTTCTGTTTCATGTATTGCTGCTGATCACTCTTGGGGAACAATTTATCAGAAACCTGGACTTACCTACAAACCAATTTGAGTGAAGAAAATGTAGTCTTTCAACAAGGTACCTTAGTAATCCAGTGGCAATCTAGTCTGGAGAATGTTAGCATTATGCTGATAACGACTAATCAAGGTTAAATAAATTCTCTCTGTTTTGACAAACATGCCGTTAGGGTCAGCTTTTGCCTTCTTGGTCTTAAATACTTAATCACTCCCTATCACATCAGCAGAacaattttgtttctttaagttCCAGCTTTATATTTCAACAATATGAATAAATCTGGACTACAAAATACCATCAACAACAGTTAACATTAAACTGGAGTGAAGTAATAGAAGAGTTAGTTCTTCAAACCAGGCAGTCTTTGAAGTGAAATACTCAGTTAGAACTGTCAAAAGGATGTAATAATAAAACCatgggtttaattttttttccacccctatacaaaaaaaaaaaaaagaaaaagattgatTTTGTACAACTCCTATTAAACATACCTTTTCCTAGCTTGGTGAAAATGTatcattttcaaattttaacaAGTGTGGTATTCGAgcatatataatatttattgcCATATATatcctcattttaaaaagaactaaGAATTCAGACTCTTCTATGCTGAACTCTACTTTTTTTCACGTTAACAGATTATGTCTACTGTACCACTCCCccaaaaaacaattaaaaattctaAGTAAGATTCTATAGTTTAgttaaaagggaagaaatgcaaatgtgGATTTAGAGCTTTTTGTATAAATCTCACTATATTTTATAAACACGTTGTTTATTGTAACACTGTTTGTTGATCAAATAAATGATGCACTGCTATCTAAAATTTCCATATACACCATTAAAAATCCAAAGTTGATATGATACTGAACCTTAAATCTTCAAGAGTTCAAAAAAGACAGTTTATACATGTACAGCACACAACAGCAGACACCCCTAGAATACCAACTGCCAGTCCACGATGCATACAAACTTACAGGTAAGCATtcatttcactgttttcattgtGCAGGAAAAGTATTTCTTAGTAAGACAACTCAGCTGGTGATTTTCAGATatcatcttcatcatcttcatcctgAGAAGATCCTGCCTGATTGGATGCACTGGCTGAGGCAGCAGCGAGCTGTGCCTGTTGAGCTGCTTGTTGCATCTGTAGCCATTCCTGCTGTGCCAGTTCTGCTTGCTGTTGTCTAGCCTAGAGACACGAATTTAATTGTTAAGGCCATACATAGCTCGTGAAGAATCTATAGAACAGATTCTccttaaacacatttttatctgTACCTGtagattcttttttttatatatttttcattttttttttaattaattgtacATGCAAAACCACATTGAAAAGTACCTTAATAACTTGTACCAGGAAGTTTAGCTATAGTCTCTCTCCCTCTGAAGACACCACTGTTTTGAAGCCTTACACTTACAAAAACAACAGACAGAAAGTAGTGTACTTAAGGTCTGCTGTAATGACTGTGCTGAACCACTAACTAATGAAGAATTTAACTGAggctaagaaaagaaaactttaggCATCAGTTTCAAGGGATCTTAACATTTAATCACAGTTCAGAGATGAGGACAGCATTGCTTTGTTGATTACAAATAACAAAACTTCCAATTATGAAATCATCCAACTGAACCACAGAGGCACACATTatcacaaaaacaaagcaagccaTTATCTTACTTTGCTAAGCAATCTTTGCAAAACAGAGCAAGGCATGGTCTTCTCAAATTCAGGTATGACAACAGAGGATGGCTTTGCTACAGAAAGGTACGGACTTCTACTGAAAAGCACAAAAGATTCTACAACAACATTTCAAATAGTTCAGCTGatgaatgtttgtttttctgtccagagttttcacttgttttttgGTAACTTCTCTTGATTTCAGCAATATACTAATTGATTGTGTTAAAGTTACAACTTCAATTTCTATTTTGAGTGAACATTAAGAAAAAgttctcaaaatgaaaaatttccaGTCTACTTTACTCTTCTACTTTTACAAGTCATCACTAAGACTATTGTAATTTCCTTTCTAATCCTACTGCACTCACtgaattttcctatttttttccaaagcatcaaattttttttcagttttgcaaacTATAAGATGCCAAAAGATAATGTCTGGAAAACAATCAAACCCTGTTTGTCAACTTAGCAATGTGAAAAAAAGGGGAGTATTCCCTTATTATTACAAAGTGTCACATTTTCCTCTGTtctagcattaaaaaaaataaacagaagtagAAATCTCTTCTCAACGAAaacttttcagtatttcagacTTCAAGTGATGGCACAGTTACAAGGGCTGGAACACATTTAAGACGCTGTAGAGTTTTgaagaaaaggcagcagcatCTGTCCACATAGGAAGGCACAAATATTTATCAGCCAGGAGGTAACAACAGGGCTCCCTGCTGAGCCTGTGCAGTGGTGTTCACTGTACACTCACAGAGCTGATTCACGTGCATGCTCCAGGAAACAGAGGCCCAGCACTTCACACTGGAGGCATCACTTTGTcactgcccaccctcacagccacaTCTGTAATGCCAACACTTCACCATTTCAAacatgggaagagaaaaaacccacatgctGAAGAATTCCATTGAGTTGGATTGACCAAGAAGCTCAATAATTAATCTCTGATAAAATTAACTCATTTATTGCACAACTCCAGTGAGGAagcccccaaaaaaaccccaaatctatGAAGACCCTTGTCTTGCACAAAAACTTAGACATGAATATTGGAATAAGACATTCCCTGACTTCAAATATTTACAATCATCCAAGCCAGATGTCAAGTATTCACAACAGTAACAGGCAGGTATTTTCAAAATAGAGCAAGAAGTCAGCATTAGTGTCATGCTTTAGAATATTAAAAAGattaacataaataaataagcatgCACATGTGTAACTATTTTTAAGACTAAATACAGTACCTCCAACAGCACATTACAGCtactatttttgaaaaatgagaCTGTCATCCTTGAATCTAAGCAAACATTTTCCATATTACcaaacactatttttaaaaagcattcatACAATCTTGTCAAACTGGCATGCGCTGTCTTAAATTAGAAGTTAAGGCACagtaacagaattttaaaagaatattcttCAAGTTGTTATTCCTTAGACAAAGTGTGGCTTGCCTAAGGAggtttcagcaatttttttaaattttttttttcagcaatacTCTGGAGCTACTACTCCCTTAATACACCttagttttgctgcttttatattttgtgtATCATGCTGAGTTACGTGCACAGAGTAGTAAGTAAAAAACTGCCTATTTGTAACTCTTGTCCAAAATCCAGAAGCAGACATATTGGTCCTTCTAATTTAGTACAGCCAAACAAGAGTTAGGCATGTGTAACTTCATCATAACTAGTGCACTACAATAGCTACATGGTATGCTGAAATTTTAAATGCCTTGAAATTCATCATGCAATAAAGATTAAAGTAGTCGGCATGTCATGAGATGAAAAGCAACATCTCAGCAAGATAAAAGTATTGCAAAGGGGAGAGAAGGTCACAGTAAGCAGACATGGAATAATGAATAAGCATTTTCATCAGAGGAAATCAGAGTAAGCAAAGTCAGAAAATAAGACTCCAGCCTTGGttaagagaaaagagaaataccATAACTTTCCAAGCTCTTAGTTTAGAGAATGGTCTTGTCAAACTAAGAGAGCAGTTGACAGAAAGAtggtggagaaaaagaaataaataaaatcagattttagtCAAACTGGGAGATGATAAACTATCTGGGAAAGCTGGAAGGGGACAAGGCTGGGATGAAGTAGTatgtttatttgtgtgtgtgtgttagtACACTATTTGCAGGCAAATGCTTTTTCCATGCCTCAATGGCCTCTTTAAAAATTTATGCATGAATTCACTCAGTTATAGTCTAGCCAAGAATAAAGTTTCTTTCCAAGTATAAGAAATAACATTTGTGCACTGATggtcagaaacagaaaagctattttcactttttaatgcTTCAAAACGGGTCATTTCCTAGAAACCAACTGTTATTCTTTTACTTCGTCAACTAATTCTTAATGTATTCTCCACGATAGACTGAAAATACTCAAGTAGCAGCAAAACtccatgctttttaaaactagAATATGAAATATGTTCACATACCAAGTCCTGTAAGTCAAATCACAGAAGTATCATCTTAGATGCCACATCAATTCTCAAGGAAGGGGATATTTCTTGAGGTGTGCACATGTTTGCGTGGCCCTAGACCTGCAGCATTAATTATTCCAACCTCATCAGGACAAGTACTGCTTCACTTACTTGTGCAAATAATTCCTGTTGCTGCCTTAGTAGCTCTTCTTCCGGAATGCCGAGGTTCTCCAAGCGTGAACTGGCCTTTCTTCTCTTTAGTGCTACTGTTTTGCATTCTTGTAAGACTTCCTTTACTTCACTGATATAGGAGCCAAACCCCAAACTTTCTAGCgctagaaagaaacaaaaacagagaaaagacatTGTTTACCTTTTACAAAGTTTC contains:
- the DR1 gene encoding protein Dr1; protein product: MASSSGNDDDLTIPRAAINKMIKETLPNVRVANDARELVVNCCTEFIHLISSEANEICNKSEKKTISPEHVIQALESLGFGSYISEVKEVLQECKTVALKRRKASSRLENLGIPEEELLRQQQELFAQARQQQAELAQQEWLQMQQAAQQAQLAAASASASNQAGSSQDEDDEDDI